ACGAACTTTTCAATGGAATCTTACTCGAAAAGGAATCATCTTATAACAATTAAGAGcagtttctcaaaaaaaaaaaaaaaaaaaaaaaaagaaagaaagaaattgttGTTCTCATAGCAATCACTACAAGATGTGCTTCAATAATTGAAGTTACGAACTCGaacatttaatttatataatacatTCAGAATTTGTAGTTTAGCACAGACTGAATATTCATTATTCAACAGTTAGAGTAATACAGACTGAACAGTTATTAAAAAGTAGAAGTAAACAGAAAAACTAAAGCAAAATGATTGAACCTTGGCTGATTGCTCGTGATTCACATTTTGCGAAGTTTGCTATCCCTCTAGCTATTTGAGCTATGACATCATTATGCCCACTTCTGACCATTCCTAGAAGTGCTTTGATGCCGCCATCCTCTTTCAGCATCACATGTAACTTTTCTACAAGAATACAATATTTAGTATATTAGAAGATACAGATGTATTGCAATATTAAATAATCTTCTGATTAATATACAACTTTTCAGAAGAATAGGCTGGTgtttgaaataattaaatagGCAGACAAACATGCAGAGAGGTGCAcacccagagagagagagagagagattagagagagagagagagagagagagcaagatgAAAGATAAGCTAGTACATTTATCACATCTGACAGCTATAAaatttggaggaaaaaaaagtacTTGTTGCATTTTATTACGAATGTGATTATTTAACTatatagagaaaataaaaactGAACAAATTCCTATAGAAAGATCCACTAGACTCCCTTCTaccagaaaaaaaagataaaatgatgAAAAGCGAGCAAGAGCGGTCTAAACATAAATATCTGTGAAAAAGAGCAGtaaataaagaaacaaaatggAGATAGGATTACCATTTCCACATAAATTAGCAATTGCTCCAGCAACCATCCGAAGAGTCTGAGGATCATCAGTTTTAGATGCTACATTTGCTAAAAGGCGAGCACCTCCTCTGTTCATTATCAGTCCTTGATTCGACCCTAGAAGATCAAAAGCGTAATTTCAAAATACAATGCAGAAAAAGCATATGATGGGTAGAATGTACAATCTCAAATGAACCATCATACCTTCTATGTCTAATTCTGAAGATTAAAGTTCCTTTGTTcaatgattaaatatttaaaccaGTAAAATAATAATGACATAACAGTATTGGCAATTTCAACTCTtatgtaatatattaaaataatcgATGTAACTGCTAGAATCTAACAAAAGTTGCTGCAGTATTTGGATATAAAAAGACAAAACAACTCAATGAAGTCAGTGATGGTTATGCGCAGTAATCTTTACTAAATAGAATCATGATACGAATTTCCCAATTAACACCTTTCAATATTAAATATTACAAGTTCATTTACTGAATTAATATGAGTTTCCAAGATTTCCCAAGTGCTACAAAATGTACATCGAATCCTCTGGTATAATTTGCACAAAATGTATATTGAATCCTCTGTTATAATTTGCATACCATTCATTGCCAAGTTAGCTATAGCGCCTGCAGTCACTCGGTGGATTGTAGTATTTTCTGATGTttctagaagcaaaagaagtGCATCAAGACCTCCTTCCTCGACAATCCTTTCCTGATTTATATCTGCAAGAAAGAAGAATGCCATAAACCCAAAAAGCGACACTTTACAAAGAACTTTCTGCTAGTTAACTACAGTACAAAAAACATATGTTGTTATTTAGGGTCCTTCCATCCTCATGGTTTAAGTCTGTTGTTTGAATGTCAGAGGGTTAAATGACCCCTAAAAAGAAGTTCGGTTGAATTTGTAGTGTCAAAATTTCGTAATGTCATACTCTGTCTTCAAAAAACTATAGTTACATCGGTTTCGCGCTCCTTCACAATTTTTGTAGCCCTTGGTTTGACAAATGCCATTCTCTCTTGGTAAATGGGGCCTCAAGAAGGATCGTTACTTGCTAGAGTTCTCGTATATTCTCTTGTAGTCAACTGATAACTCGAACCTCCTCTCTCACGCTCCTCTTGGCCAACAACACAACCAAGAACCACTTCTTAGAAATGTCTACGGGCCTTCTTCCTGGGACGGCAAGGAGGAATTCTGTCTAGTCGCTCATAGATATTTGCAAGGGCAGATAGATTATATGCGGAGATTTCAATGCCACAAGGAACCAAGAAGAAAgaacagaaaagaaaacaattggTGCTCAAAAGCTATGGAAATATTTGCCAACCTCATAAATGACCTTGAAATGATAGATCAGTCGATGACAAACCAAGCCTACACCTAGACAAACATGCAGCACTACCCTACACTTGCAAAGTTGGATAGAATCCTCATGTCAACTAAATGGGAACTAAACTACCCCCTCACTAAAGTACCGCCAAGCCGCAAATCACGTCTAACCACTCCCCTATCATTCTATCAACTGGAAACAAAGCCAGGCTCCATATTTTCcaatttgcaaaagtttggTCACCAGGGAGGATTTTATACAAAGTGTACCAAACTGGCGGCAAGAAGTTCAACCTAAAGACTCAACTATATATTAAACTTTATCACAAAGCTAAGACATTGTCAGAgcagaataaaagaataatgtAAGACCAAGTTCTATAGCATCTCGAAAACCAAAAAGAATATGGCTGACGAAATTCAGAAAATTGATGTCCGAGAAGAACAATAATATGACACAAAGTAACGACCAGAAAGGTCATTCTCAAACAGAAAGTAAATGCTATTatcaaagaaaagaagattCTATAGAATGTTAGAGTGAAGCAACGGTGGCTACTTTCATGTGATGGCAACACAAAGTACTTTCATTCGATGGTGAATGCTAGAAATAGGAACAATGCAACTGACACGATTGAGGAGAACGGTAGATGACTAACCAACAAGGAAGATAAGCAGGATTACTTCTTCCAAAATTTAAGCACATCTTCGCAAAACAAGAGCAAGAAACAACTACTCATGGAGACCGGAGTAGACTCTTTCTAAACCAAAAAAGTAACTACTCTTGACCAACTGACACTGCCCTTCTCGCTAGCAGAAATCAAGAAAGCAACCTTTCAGCTCAGCGTAAACAAGGCAACGGGGCTCATGATTAAGGACAGCTGGGGAAAGAGGGGCTGGAGATGACACTGTTCTCAGAGGGTATGAAATTTGCAACCCGAAGAAAAGGGAAAGGATTCAGGAGCTTAAGGACCTTCTCTCCAGCAAACAACTGTCTAACAGCCTAGACACAATCGTGGACAGCTAAACAACAATTCATCGTAAGCTTGCTTTAGAACTTCCTCTCTAATAGAGGGATAAGAGATCTCACAACTAAATAAATCTGTATTTTTTATAATCCTAGTCAAGGTCAAAATCTTCCAATGGCTAACACTGAAAAGGAGTCTAACCGCCAACTATTTGCAAAAGCAAGGATAGGCTGGCGAACAACTTTGTGTTCTTTGCGCAAACAATTCAGAGACTTGTGGCCATCTCTTCTCTTCCTACATTTACTTCAACTACATACTTTTCCATCTAAATGACACTTTGCCCATAACCTAGCACTTGGTAGGAGTCTGAGAGCTATGGGAAAATATATCTACTCAAGAAAACTAAGACAAAGAAGAGAATGACCGCATTATGCTTGCTGCTATAACCTCTAGcctcctcttttttcttgttttctttcttttcttcgttCTCTACATCTTGTCTTTATTTTGTTCTgttgtttcttttgttgttgttgtcttCTTTTCGAGGTCCTAGTAGCCTCCCTTTTGCAGCCAAGTTCAATTTCTAAATGAAGAAGCGAGTAGCGAaccatctaaaaaaaaaaaaactatgataCAAAACAGTATCTGTGAAATTAGAGTACAAAGTGAAACATTCTAAAAAGTTTGGAGACATGTAATttacccaaaaagaaaacagaatAAATCACTAAAAGTGTCGGCTGTACCACCATGCAAATATCTTCATCAcaataaatagttaaatataaaatgaaaaaaaatagaagactTAAAGGACAAATCTATCAATATTCACTACGGCATAAAATGATAGTTATGTATGTCGcacaagaaagagagaaataggcTATGCAATTTTCATACCTTCAGCAGCAAGATTAGCAACCACTTTCACAGCATGGATTTGGACGTCCAAGTCTTCAGATCTTAACAATGCTAAAATATTTGAAAGCCCAACTGAAAGcaaattaccaaataaaaatgtatatcaGAAAAAATAGAACCCGCAATGAAGAACtaaaaaaggaatataaatCAAGCATAAAGAGGCAAAAGACCTTCTTCAAATATCTTTGATATAGTATCCCTTTGACCAGATATTGTCTCCCTTGTTTTGATTGGCCTAGGCATATAGACTGCATCACCACCACCTAAACTTGATGCAGATCTGATCATACCGTATGTCCCTCTAGACTGTCAAAGTTGTAAATATTTAGAAAACCAGCCTTgctaaaagaaaacaaaatacatGAACAaggtcacaaaaaatatgatTATTCAAAAAAAGCCAAGAACCTCAAGATCGGCATTGTTTTCACTAAGAGCTTTTTTCAACTTGAGAACTTCATCTTCAAGACTCTTCCGGTATCGTGCTTCATAAAGCACTTTCTCTTGCACAGATTTAAGCTCTTCATATATCAACGCCTGATAACCTCAAAGGGGAGGAATGACAAAATGTTAAATCCAAGCAACTTCATTTAGAATACATTTGACTGTGTGGGAGTTCCATTTTGCACCTTTTCTGATAATAGTTCATCATTTGTTTGTTGTAACAACTTGATTTGGCTTGTTGATTCTTCCTTCAATCTTGACAGTTCCTTTTTTATATCTTTGGCTATATTTTCCTGCATCTGAAGTAGCTTTATctctgaaaattatttttttcgggGAAATATAATGTAATTTATGATTTGTTAAAGGAGAATcaatttaacaatatttttgTGGTTTTTCTCTAATTAGATGAAATGCAGCAGGATTTGTGATGACAAGGGTCCATTAGTAGGATGAGGAATGATATAACTCTGAGAAAAGAATAAACCAAGAAAGATTTTAGAGATACAAGGACAGGAAGTTCCCAAGATCAAGCAACAAGAAACATATGAGTTATTTTTACATAGAAATTAAATAACCAAGGAATGCTAGATGCCATGGGACAGCACAGGagcataaaaaaagaaacaaagatatTCCAATATGGACTTCAGATGCATGAAATATCTGCTAGTGGCGgccaaaaaaataacaaataacatGCGCTTATCCATTAGTGCTATACCTGAAGCAACCTTTGAGCCTCACTGAGGTGCTGCTTTGTTTCATTTAGTTGCTTCTCTAAACTTGCAGAACGAGATTGCTCATCTTCAAGTTGCTTTAGTAACTCAACAATCTTTTGCTCATGCATCTTAGTGGTATCCGCAAGAACCTTCTGATACAAGGAGTTTTCAAGCTGTTGCTGCTACTAAcaacaaaaccaaaaattaGAATTCTTATCTAGAGATTGACAAGAATCAAGTATAATCTTAAGGAGAATCTAGATAGAGACTGATATCTAATGCACAGTATGACTATATATGTACCCCACTTACAGGTCAATTACAGTAAATACATGGTGTTTCTGTAATTATTTTTAAGCTTATAATTCTAAAGCTTGACTGAGcagcatgaatttcatattcaACATTGGTCGTCAACAAGAAATAGTTATATGACCAAAAAGAATGCCGATAATAGCATTAGCATCTCACACTTGCAACTGTTATGTAAATTTGAGTCATTTTACAACACAAACGAGtaatagaaaacaaatttagGACAGTATTTATTGAGATGAATTCCTACATTTTGGTAACAGAAAAGCTAACATACTAATTAACATCCTtggatattaaaatttgaagtcaagTACAAAAGAATAGGTAAACAAGGATTCAAACACTCTTATAGTAAGTATCTCGTCCACACAATCTAACAGAGGACAAAAACTAACTTTGACTTAAACTTCTGCcataaactaaacccaaaaaatttgaaaagaaagcAATATTTTTTCAGAGCACGTGGGTGGAAATGGAGACCATGTGCACAAATCACTCAACAAGGTCGGAACTTGAACTTGGAAGTGAAACTTACACAAAGTCAAAGGGTGCAGACGTGCAGTATTAAGTGGAATTTAGTATTACAAATTCTAGTTATGGCTTAGATGATATTCTATTATGTGGTCATTGGGCGAAATATTATTAAGATGATTTCCTACATTTTGGTAACAGAAAAGCTAACATACTAATCAACATCCTTGGATATTAACAATTGaagtcaaatacaaaagaaCTGAATAGGTAAACAAGGATTCATACATTCTTATTGTAAGATATTATCTTGCCTACATAATAACTGATGACAAAACCTACCTTTGACTTAAATTTCTTCCATAAACTTCacccaaaaaatttgaaaagaaaagtagTTTTTTAGAGTATGTGGGTGGAAATAGAGACCATGTGCACAAATCACTCAACAAGGTCGGAACTTGAATTTATGAAACTTGCACAAAATCAAAGGGTATAGTATTACATGGAATTTAGAATTACAAATTCTAATTATGGCTTAGATGATATTCTATTATGTGTAATATTACATGGCCATTGGCCAAACTATTATGATATATTAACTATGAAATCTTGGCCATGTAATTAGACTTTTTCTTTACTCGTTGAATGGACAAATATAGGTTCATTAAATTACATTCACTGAGTGATATGTTATGGAAGTAGTAAAACAACTGAATATTCTGAGAACAGACATAATTATTAGATATCAACATATGGAACATCATTGTTACATATCAAGACTTCCCCATCatgaaataaggaaaaaaaaaaagaataattaacaAGCAAGAAGGCCCTGATGAGTGAATTAGgtaaatatattatatcctATTACCCATAAATCAACCATCTAGATGTTGAAAAAGATGCACTTTGGCAAGAGTCCTGCCCAGGGATTACTATGGCTTTAGTTGTATGTTGGAAGTTGCACCTTGTTGAATACAGTTTTAAGCTTACATAAGCATATATTTAACACAACTACATCTTTGACTAAAATTGTGCATTTCAGGCAATGAACTCTGCCAAAACAAGTAATATCAtatcttttcttcaaacttcCAGATCAATCATCATCTTTCCCTCCCTCCCAAGTATCAAAATATGTTCTGCTTCAATAATATTCGTCCACTTTTACTTCAATTCAGTAATCTACTGTAAACTTCAACATAACTATTAACGATAAACTAATGAACACACACAaggtataaagaaaaaaataatacttaaaAGAGTCAAGCAGTCCATTTCAAAGATTCAcctaaataataaattacaacAATAGTTAACTCATCCAAAGCAACATCGAGGGTACCAATTCAAAATGAGAAACACtttagaagataaaataaatgTCGAGGAAGTAGTTGAGATTACCTCATTATGCTTCACAGACGTTTCTAACTGAATAATGTTTTCAGACATTCGATCTTTTGAAGCTTTCTCAGTGTTTAAAtcttctttcaattttttaatctCCAACTCTAGATGACTCTTTTCTTTCTCCAAATTCTGGATATCAGAAAATTGTACATTGTAAAAGTAAGTAAAAAAGAAATCAGAAAAGACAGATAAGAATAAAATGCAGTCTAAGAAGCACAAGTAATGAATTTCCACCACTTACGGGAAACCAAAGTATTTTCGAAACTTTTTGTCCAATAACAGTTGCAAAATGGAGTGACACGTAATTATAACATGAGCACcaagaataaattttataacacATTCGAAGAAAGAAACATAGAGCAAAATGGAAAAGTATTTACTAGAAAATGCTGTGAGATATCCATAAGTCTAAATACGTTACTTTGAGATGATGAAGAATACCTCAGACTTCACAGCAAAGTTCCTTTCGATTTCAGCTAGGGTTGCTTCATATTCTTTTAGTTCTTTTTCCATGTGCACTTTCTCATTAACTCTAAGTTTTTGCTGTCTATCCAATTCTGATGTAAGATAATCGACCTGGTACTCAAGTTTCCTGTACAGAGTCTCATAATCAACTTCCTCCTTCAGCTTTACAGTGTTCACTATTTTCATTGCCTGAAATCATCAAAAACTACAAAAGAGATAATCCAACAGGAATTGCAACTGATAGACCAAATTATTCAGGAATCTAATTGAGTTCAAGAAACACAGataaaattaaggaaaaaaagaaaatattatgcTATCTGTTGTCACAAATTCTCAGACAACAGCAAAGCAGTCAAGGATTTCCAAAGTAAAATTGCTTATAGCATAGAACTACGATGGGGAGATTTAATCCACTTACAGTTAGGATATCAAATAGGCAAGCCAACAGGAAACTAGGTTACGTGGCATGGACGTGGGACATAAGACAATACCAATGTTCCAAAATGCGGTATGCGGTTTTCATGCTGTTCCGCACAACATAGCGCATATGCGGTATATGGGTACATACACGGACGCATATGCGATCCagctattaaaatattaaaaaatatttaaaggtattaaatatatatatatatatatatagaatgaggctactatactatctatagtaccggagctctggtactatagtcttgttttcgattgtagggtgttcaaattaacgatccacactgttaaatataatctagggtatatgaagttcttaggaataaaattttagcttttttcaacatcgtttatttagtaaataaattatgtcaaaatggacggtggaaattgaacaatctttaaaatttgagcataggacttttaaattcaagatcaagaatgttgaccttgatctagatagtttaaagtattttttatcaaaatttgaagaaatttagaatcTTCTACACCATTATACTCCAAACTCGCcgtagtagccattgaaaattgacaattttgaaatggtttgatcataaagtaaattatgtcgaaaaaatataaaattttatttctaacaactttaaatatcctagatcagttttaacgatgtggatcgttgatttgaataccctaagattgaaaacgagactatagtaccagagccccggtactatagatagtataggagattagctctatatatatatatatatatatatatatagagagagagagagagagagagagagagagagagagagagagagagttgagctagaatgctatcggtagcaaacgggctccgttgccacccatttgttttcgatgatggagcttgcAAATCGACGaacggcaccattgaacatgatctataccacttgaagtgtttagaaatcaaatttcatatattttcgatattgttctcttatccatcgagtggacacaaaaatgaatgcctgaaaatgaatattctttaaaaaatgatgataggagtcttgtagtcaagatcaagagtatagatcttgttttaaatagttaaaagaattttctaacaaaaattcaattgatttggatatctttacgccgttaaacgaggctcatatcgaccattaaaattacaaattttgaaaccctttgatcattaagcaaatgatgtcgaaaagatttgaaatttgatttctaaacacttcaagtagtatagaacatgttcaatggtgccaaTCGTCGAGTTAGAGgctcaatcatcgaaaacaaatgggtggcaacggaacccgtttgctatcgatagtattctagctcaactctatatatatatatatatatatatatataNcctcttatccatcgagtggacacaaaaataaatgcctgaaaatgaatattctttaaaaaatgatgataggagtcttgtaatcaagatcaagagtatagatcttgttttaaatagtttaaagaattttctaacaaaaattcaattgatttggatatctttacgccgttaaacgagaaaacggctcatatcgaccattaaaattacaaattttgaaaccctttgatcattaggcaaatgatgtcgaaaagatttaaaatttgatttctaaacacttcaagtagtatagatcatgttcaacggtgccgatcgtcgatttagaggctcaatcatcgaaaacaaatgggtggcaacggaaatcgtttgctatcgatagtattctagctcaactctctctctctctctctctatatatatatatatataaatgtttccTAACAAGGTTTGAGTACAGCTACTCAATGTTGCGAAACCCGAAATTGCACCATTGCAATTTCCAAGAGTTGGAGGGCTATTTGGCATATTGTAGCAGCCTATTTATACCCTCTTTCTCCCCTCTCTTCACTGTGTATGCAGCAAGCTTGGAAGAAATGTGAGCTCTTCtcatttcatcttc
This genomic interval from Ananas comosus cultivar F153 linkage group 8, ASM154086v1, whole genome shotgun sequence contains the following:
- the LOC109714487 gene encoding kinesin-like protein KIN-UA isoform X5, translating into MLVVHIQRSLKEKEENDTSSVAISDESSSRHIPLLLKSKLLIVDLAGSERIDKSGSEGHMLEEAKFINLSLTSLGKCINALAENSPHIPTRDSKLTRLLRDSFGGTARTSLIITIGPSARHYSETSSTIMFSQRAMKIVNTVKLKEEVDYETLYRKLEYQVDYLTSELDRQQKLRVNEKVHMEKELKEYEATLAEIERNFAVKSENLEKEKSHLELEIKKLKEDLNTEKASKDRMSENIIQLETSVKHNEQQQLENSLYQKVLADTTKMHEQKIVELLKQLEDEQSRSASLEKQLNETKQHLSEAQRLLQMQENIAKDIKKELSRLKEESTSQIKLLQQTNDELLSEKALIYEELKSVQEKVLYEARYRKSLEDEVLKLKKALSENNADLESRGTYGMIRSASSLGGGDAVYMPRPIKTRETISGQRDTISKIFEEVGLSNILALLRSEDLDVQIHAVKVVANLAAEDINQERIVEEGGLDALLLLLETSENTTIHRVTAGAIANLAMNGSNQGLIMNRGGARLLANVASKTDDPQTLRMVAGAIANLCGNEKLHVMLKEDGGIKALLGMVRSGHNDVIAQIARGIANFAKCESRAISQGHRKGRSLLIEENALNWMVANSTTFSASTRRHIELAFCHLAQNEENAREIISTGGIKELVRILQESSREDIRNLAKKALNSNPLFLSGIQ
- the LOC109714487 gene encoding kinesin-like protein KIN-UA isoform X3, giving the protein MAYGQTGTGKTYTVGRLGKDDPSERGIMVRALEDILASTSSRSDSVAISYLQLYLESLQDLLAPEKTNIPIVEDPKTGEVSLPGAAVVDIRNLDHFVELLQIGEANRHAANTKLNTESSRSHAMLVVHIQRSLKEKEENDTSSVAISDESSSRHIPLLLKSKLLIVDLAGSERIDKSGSEGHMLEEAKFINLSLTSLGKCINALAENSPHIPTRDSKLTRLLRDSFGGTARTSLIITIGPSARHYSETSSTIMFSQRAMKIVNTVKLKEEVDYETLYRKLEYQVDYLTSELDRQQKLRVNEKVHMEKELKEYEATLAEIERNFAVKSENLEKEKSHLELEIKKLKEDLNTEKASKDRMSENIIQLETSVKHNEQQLENSLYQKVLADTTKMHEQKIVELLKQLEDEQSRSASLEKQLNETKQHLSEAQRLLQMQENIAKDIKKELSRLKEESTSQIKLLQQTNDELLSEKALIYEELKSVQEKVLYEARYRKSLEDEVLKLKKALSENNADLESRGTYGMIRSASSLGGGDAVYMPRPIKTRETISGQRDTISKIFEEVGLSNILALLRSEDLDVQIHAVKVVANLAAEDINQERIVEEGGLDALLLLLETSENTTIHRVTAGAIANLAMNGSNQGLIMNRGGARLLANVASKTDDPQTLRMVAGAIANLCGNEKLHVMLKEDGGIKALLGMVRSGHNDVIAQIARGIANFAKCESRAISQGHRKGRSLLIEENALNWMVANSTTFSASTRRHIELAFCHLAQNEENAREIISTGGIKELVRILQESSREDIRNLAKKALNSNPLFLSGIQ
- the LOC109714487 gene encoding kinesin-like protein KIN-UA isoform X4, which produces MAYGQTGTGKTYTVGRLGKDDPSERGIMVRALEDILASTSSRSDSVAISYLQLYLESLQDLLAPEKTNIPIVEDPKTGEVSLPGAAVVDIRNLDHFVELLQIGEANRHAANTKLNTESSRSHAMLVVHIQRSLKEKEENDTSSVAISDESSSRHIPLLLKSKLLIVDLAGSERIDKSGSEGHMLEEAKFINLSLTSLGKCINALAENSPHIPTRDSKLTRLLRDSFGGTARTSLIITIGPSARHYSETSSTIMFSQRAMKIVNTVKLKEEVDYETLYRKLEYQVDYLTSELDRQQKLRVNEKVHMEKELKEYEATLAEIERNFAVKSENLEKEKSHLELEIKKLKEDLNTEKASKDRMSENIIQLETSVKHNEQQQLENSLYQKVLADTTKMHEQKIVELLKQLEDEQSRSASLEKQLNETKQHLSEAQRLLQENIAKDIKKELSRLKEESTSQIKLLQQTNDELLSEKALIYEELKSVQEKVLYEARYRKSLEDEVLKLKKALSENNADLESRGTYGMIRSASSLGGGDAVYMPRPIKTRETISGQRDTISKIFEEVGLSNILALLRSEDLDVQIHAVKVVANLAAEDINQERIVEEGGLDALLLLLETSENTTIHRVTAGAIANLAMNGSNQGLIMNRGGARLLANVASKTDDPQTLRMVAGAIANLCGNEKLHVMLKEDGGIKALLGMVRSGHNDVIAQIARGIANFAKCESRAISQGHRKGRSLLIEENALNWMVANSTTFSASTRRHIELAFCHLAQNEENAREIISTGGIKELVRILQESSREDIRNLAKKALNSNPLFLSGIQ
- the LOC109714487 gene encoding kinesin-like protein KIN-UA isoform X1 — protein: MVRALEDILASTSSRSDSVAISYLQLYLESLQDLLAPEKTNIPIVEDPKTGEVSLPGAAVVDIRNLDHFVELLQIGEANRHAANTKLNTESSRSHAMLVVHIQRSLKEKEENDTSSVAISDESSSRHIPLLLKSKLLIVDLAGSERIDKSGSEGHMLEEAKFINLSLTSLGKCINALAENSPHIPTRDSKLTRLLRDSFGGTARTSLIITIGPSARHYSETSSTIMFSQRAMKIVNTVKLKEEVDYETLYRKLEYQVDYLTSELDRQQKLRVNEKVHMEKELKEYEATLAEIERNFAVKSENLEKEKSHLELEIKKLKEDLNTEKASKDRMSENIIQLETSVKHNEQQQLENSLYQKVLADTTKMHEQKIVELLKQLEDEQSRSASLEKQLNETKQHLSEAQRLLQMQENIAKDIKKELSRLKEESTSQIKLLQQTNDELLSEKALIYEELKSVQEKVLYEARYRKSLEDEVLKLKKALSENNADLESRGTYGMIRSASSLGGGDAVYMPRPIKTRETISGQRDTISKIFEEVGLSNILALLRSEDLDVQIHAVKVVANLAAEDINQERIVEEGGLDALLLLLETSENTTIHRVTAGAIANLAMNGSNQGLIMNRGGARLLANVASKTDDPQTLRMVAGAIANLCGNEKLHVMLKEDGGIKALLGMVRSGHNDVIAQIARGIANFAKCESRAISQGHRKGRSLLIEENALNWMVANSTTFSASTRRHIELAFCHLAQNEENAREIISTGGIKELVRILQESSREDIRNLAKKALNSNPLFLSGIQ
- the LOC109714487 gene encoding kinesin-like protein KIN-UA isoform X2; translation: MAYGQTGTGKTYTVGRLGKDDPSERGIMVRALEDILASTSSRSDSVAISYLQLYLESLQDLLAPEKTNIPIVEDPKTGEVSLPGAAVVDIRNLDHFVELLQIGEANRHAANTKLNTESSRSHAMLVVHIQRSLKEKEENDTSSVAISDESSSRHIPLLLKSKLLIVDLAGSERIDKSGSEGHMLEEAKFINLSLTSLGKCINALAENSPHIPTRDSKLTRLLRDSFGGTARTSLIITIGPSARHYSETSSTIMFSQRAMKIVNTVKLKEEVDYETLYRKLEYQVDYLTSELDRQQKLRVNEKVHMEKELKEYEATLAEIERNFAVKSENLEKEKSHLELEIKKLKEDLNTEKASKDRMSENIIQLETSVKHNEQQQLENSLYQKVLADTTKMHEQKIVELLKQLEDEQSRSASLEKQLNETKQHLSEAQRLLQMQENIAKDIKKELSRLKEESTSQIKLLQQTNDELLSEKALIYEELKSVQEKVLYEARYRKSLEDEVLKLKKALSENNADLESRGTYGMIRSASSLGGGDAVYMPRPIKTRETISGQRDTISKIFEEVGLSNILALLRSEDLDVQIHAVKVVANLAAEDINQERIVEEGGLDALLLLLETSENTTIHRVTAGAIANLAMNGSNQGLIMNRGGARLLANVASKTDDPQTLRMVAGAIANLCGNEKLHVMLKEDGGIKALLGMVRSGHNDVIAQIARGIANFAKCESRAISQGHRKGRSLLIEENALNWMVANSTTFSASTRRHIELAFCHLAQNEENAREIISTGGIKELVRILQESSREDIRNLAKKALNSNPLFLSGIQ